In Erigeron canadensis isolate Cc75 chromosome 1, C_canadensis_v1, whole genome shotgun sequence, a single window of DNA contains:
- the LOC122585203 gene encoding uncharacterized protein LOC122585203, whose protein sequence is MAVDVCSSSEVLISPRISFSNDLKDTSSTDINSIYLDTTINPTRSDQLLLSPTFDFSFCTTTNLTPADELFSNGKILPTQLKKSQSTKINDPLAKPTKSPNSTIQKKPLKEFIFHEEKECDRDQEQEQEQEHEKTTSRSFWQFTRSVSLNCDNGKGPKGLLRSLSIKSLSRSNSTGSALNPKTNTGPKIVEKSKESMFLRRCASLNQPPPSSSHVYYTFRNSNTTSKTCKGGIRISPVLNIQPAFFGFGSFFCNGKVKKKTKS, encoded by the coding sequence ATGGCTGTGGATGTTTGCTCCTCCTCTGAGGTTCTCATAAGCCCAAGAATCTCATTCTCTAATGATCTCAAAGACACATCATCAACTGATATCAACTCTATCTACTTAGATACAACAATCAACCCGACCCGATCAGACCAGTTATTATTGTCACCAACTTTCGATTTTAGTTTTTGTACCACCACGAATCTCACACCGGCTGATGAACTCTTTTCAAATGGCAAAATCCTTCCTACTCAACTCAAAAAATCACAAAGTACTAAAATCAATGATCCATTGGCAAAACCAACAAAAAGCCCAAATTCGACAATTCAAAAGAAACCACTTAAGGAGTTCATATTTcatgaagaaaaagaatgtgATCGtgatcaagaacaagaacaagaacaagaacacgaGAAAACTACATCAAGATCATTTTGGCAATTCACACGAAGTGTGAGCCTTAATTGTGACAATGGTAAGGGTCCAAAAGGGTTGCTTAGATCATTATCTATTAAAAGTTTGTCACGAAGCAATTCAACCGGGTCAGCTTTGAATCCAAAGACGAATACGGGTCCAAAAATCGTGGAGAAATCCAAAGAGTCCATGTTTTTAAGAAGGTGTGCTAGCTTAAATCAACCACCACCTTCTTCTTCTCATGTTTATTACACTTTTCGAAATTCAAATACTACTTCAAAGACTTGCAAAGGAGGAATTAGAATTTCTCCTGTTTTGAACATCCAACCTGCTTTTTTTGGGTTTGGTTCATTTTTTTGTAatggaaaagttaaaaagaaaacaaaatcttAA